A DNA window from Minwuia thermotolerans contains the following coding sequences:
- the speB gene encoding agmatinase, which yields MTGNAYDSGRLNLPFVGHCTFAKQPVCLDWDRIEADVAVFGAPYDMGTQYRAGARFGPRAIREASTLFSFGHGGAYDFEDDVTYLPADRVRIVDIGDADIIHTDTTKSHANIEAGVRRILAAGALPVVLGGDHSVHIPCIRAFDDRPPVHIVHIDAHLDFVDERHGVRYGHGNPLRRASEMAHVTGFSQLGIRNVSSSNRDDYAAARAAGSDILSVRQFRKLGVDGVLARVPADRRYYLTIDIDGFDPSIAPGTGTPSHGGFLYYEILEFLQGLAGRGEIVGVDLVEVAPDYDRDGTTAFLAAQLLMNLLGFVFHARGLSA from the coding sequence ATGACGGGCAACGCCTATGACTCCGGACGGCTCAACCTGCCCTTCGTCGGGCACTGCACCTTCGCCAAGCAGCCCGTCTGTCTCGACTGGGACCGGATCGAGGCCGACGTCGCCGTCTTTGGCGCGCCCTACGACATGGGGACCCAGTACCGGGCCGGCGCGCGTTTCGGCCCCCGCGCGATCCGCGAGGCCTCGACCCTGTTCTCCTTCGGCCATGGCGGCGCCTACGATTTCGAGGATGACGTGACCTACCTTCCCGCCGATCGGGTGCGCATCGTGGACATCGGCGACGCCGACATCATCCATACCGATACCACGAAAAGCCATGCCAACATCGAAGCGGGCGTGCGGCGCATCCTGGCTGCGGGGGCGCTGCCGGTGGTTCTCGGCGGCGACCATTCGGTCCACATCCCCTGCATCCGGGCCTTCGACGACCGGCCGCCGGTGCATATCGTCCACATCGACGCCCATCTCGATTTCGTCGACGAACGCCACGGCGTCCGCTACGGCCACGGCAATCCGCTCAGGCGCGCCTCGGAGATGGCGCATGTCACAGGCTTCAGCCAGCTCGGCATCCGCAACGTCTCCTCGTCGAACCGCGACGACTACGCCGCCGCCCGGGCCGCCGGCTCCGACATCCTCTCGGTCCGGCAGTTCAGGAAGCTGGGCGTGGACGGCGTGCTGGCGCGGGTGCCGGCGGACCGGCGCTATTACCTGACCATCGACATCGACGGCTTCGATCCGTCGATCGCGCCGGGCACCGGCACGCCGAGCCACGGCGGCTTTCTCTACTACGAGATCCTGGAGTTCCTGCAGGGGCTGGCCGGCCGGGGCGAGATCGTCGGCGTCGACCTGGTCGAGGTGGCGCCCGACTACGACCGCGACGGCACCACCGCCTTCCTGGCCGCGCAGTTGCTCATGAACCTGCTGGGTTTCGTC
- a CDS encoding DUF1194 domain-containing protein, with protein MVGLLALLPQAPARAQAVDVAIVLAVDVSASVDAGEYGLQMRGVAEAIAHPTVTDAIEQGEVGAVALSLVQWSSDAEQAVVVPWTRIDGAASAQGLAARIWSAPRAFRFRGTKIGAALRFCFGHLDRAPFPAARRVVDLSGDGVNRGPPLLRETRAEAIRRGITVNGLPILSDEPRLGQYFQDWLIAGPGAFVIAADSFEAFRPAMVRKLVREIRGMPMVSKR; from the coding sequence ATGGTCGGCCTTCTCGCCCTGCTGCCGCAAGCCCCCGCCCGCGCCCAGGCCGTCGATGTCGCCATCGTGCTGGCGGTCGACGTCTCGGCCAGCGTCGACGCCGGCGAGTACGGCCTGCAGATGCGCGGCGTCGCCGAGGCGATCGCCCACCCCACGGTGACCGACGCCATCGAACAGGGTGAAGTCGGCGCCGTGGCGCTCTCTCTGGTGCAATGGTCGTCGGACGCCGAGCAGGCCGTGGTGGTCCCGTGGACCCGCATCGACGGCGCGGCGTCGGCGCAGGGGCTGGCCGCCCGGATCTGGTCGGCGCCTCGCGCCTTCCGCTTCCGGGGCACGAAGATCGGCGCGGCGCTCCGGTTCTGTTTCGGCCATCTCGACCGCGCGCCCTTCCCGGCGGCGCGGCGGGTGGTCGACCTTTCGGGCGACGGCGTCAACCGCGGCCCGCCCCTGCTGCGCGAGACCCGGGCGGAAGCGATCCGGCGCGGCATCACGGTCAACGGCCTGCCGATCCTCAGCGACGAGCCGCGCCTGGGCCAGTACTTTCAGGACTGGCTGATTGCCGGCCCCGGCGCGTTCGTCATCGCCGCTGACAGCTTCGAGGCCTTCCGGCCCGCCATGGTGCGCAAACTTGTGCGTGAAATCCGGGGCATGCCGATGGTATCGAAGCGCTGA
- the acdA gene encoding 3-sulfinopropanoyl-CoA desulfinase, giving the protein MQIELSPEEQALQRKAREIARDVIAPRAAEIDRTEAYPWDHVETLKEAGLMGLTIPEDLGGQGRSFLDAVLVIEEMAKVCGVTGRIAVESNMGAISAILTYGTPEQRRMAADFVLSGDKPAICITEPEAGSAATEMTTRAEKRGDRWVLNGRKHWITGGGVSRLHLIFARAFDEDGNELGIGGFIAVREEDEGLRIGKREPTMGLRGIPEAEVIFEDLALPESRVLMPPSGFRRGFADLMNAYNSQRVGAGTMALGIAAGALEHARDYALERVQFGRPIAEFQGLQWMLADMAIQVDAARLMLHGAARSRGPDGSPFPDPYSAAQAKVFASEMAIKVTNDALQVFGAKGYSRDAPMERMVRDARMFTIGGGTAQVLRTVVASGLLGMKLPQTRDGYAGKNSPSPKQAAE; this is encoded by the coding sequence ATGCAGATCGAGCTGAGCCCCGAGGAACAGGCCCTGCAGCGGAAGGCCCGGGAAATTGCGCGCGACGTCATCGCCCCGCGCGCCGCGGAGATCGACCGCACCGAAGCCTATCCCTGGGATCACGTGGAGACCCTGAAGGAGGCCGGGCTGATGGGCCTGACCATCCCGGAGGATCTCGGCGGCCAGGGCCGGAGCTTTCTCGACGCCGTGCTGGTGATCGAGGAAATGGCGAAGGTCTGCGGCGTCACCGGCCGCATCGCCGTGGAATCCAACATGGGCGCGATCTCCGCCATCCTGACCTACGGCACGCCCGAGCAGCGCCGCATGGCCGCCGATTTCGTGCTCTCGGGCGACAAGCCGGCGATCTGCATCACCGAGCCGGAGGCGGGCTCGGCGGCGACCGAGATGACCACCCGCGCCGAGAAGCGCGGCGACCGCTGGGTGCTGAACGGAAGGAAACACTGGATCACCGGCGGCGGGGTCTCCCGGCTGCACCTGATCTTCGCCCGCGCCTTCGACGAGGACGGGAACGAACTCGGCATCGGCGGTTTCATCGCCGTGCGCGAGGAGGACGAAGGCCTGCGTATCGGCAAGCGGGAGCCCACCATGGGCCTGCGCGGTATTCCGGAAGCCGAGGTGATCTTCGAGGATCTGGCGCTGCCCGAGTCGCGCGTGCTGATGCCGCCTTCCGGCTTCCGGCGCGGTTTCGCCGACCTGATGAACGCCTACAACTCCCAGCGTGTCGGCGCCGGCACGATGGCGCTGGGCATCGCGGCAGGCGCGCTGGAGCATGCCCGCGACTACGCCCTGGAGCGGGTGCAGTTCGGACGCCCCATCGCCGAGTTCCAGGGCCTGCAATGGATGCTGGCCGACATGGCGATCCAGGTCGACGCAGCGCGGCTGATGCTGCACGGCGCCGCCCGTAGCCGCGGACCGGACGGCAGCCCCTTCCCCGATCCCTATTCGGCCGCCCAGGCCAAGGTCTTCGCCTCGGAAATGGCGATCAAGGTGACCAACGACGCGCTGCAGGTCTTCGGCGCGAAGGGCTATTCGCGCGATGCGCCGATGGAGCGGATGGTGCGCGACGCGCGCATGTTCACCATCGGCGGCGGCACGGCGCAGGTGCTGCGCACCGTCGTCGCCTCCGGCCTGCTCGGCATGAAGCTGCCGCAGACCCGCGACGGCTATGCCGGGAAGAATTCGCCGTCGCCGAAGCAGGCAGCGGAATGA
- the dapE gene encoding succinyl-diaminopimelate desuccinylase produces MTDALDLARDLIRCPSVTPAEAGALDCLEAALKPLGFACHRLTFSEEGTPDVENLYARYGAEGPVFCFAGHVDVVPVGDAAAWRHDPFGAEIEDGQLYGRGATDMKTAIACMVEAAERVIADGFTGSIAFLITGDEEGPAINGTTKVLDWMAERGETIDACLVGEPTNPVTLGEMAKIGRRGSFSGRLVVNGTQGHIAYPHLADNPLPRLVKMLDRIAAIDLDDGNEHFQPSNLEITTIDVGNTASNVIPASGQAFFNVRYNTLQNAAGLEAKIRAACDSVGGDYTLTVRNSGDPFLTEPGDLTANLHDAILAELSVEPDLSTTGGTSDARFIKNACPVVEFGLVSQTMHKVDERCAIADIPKLTAIYERVLRGFFAKG; encoded by the coding sequence ATGACCGACGCCCTCGACCTCGCCCGCGACCTGATCCGCTGCCCGTCCGTGACCCCGGCCGAAGCCGGCGCGCTGGACTGCCTGGAGGCGGCGCTGAAACCGCTGGGCTTCGCCTGTCACCGCCTGACCTTCTCCGAGGAAGGCACGCCGGACGTGGAGAATCTCTACGCCCGCTACGGCGCCGAGGGCCCGGTCTTCTGCTTCGCCGGCCATGTCGACGTCGTCCCCGTCGGCGACGCCGCGGCCTGGCGCCACGACCCCTTCGGTGCGGAAATCGAGGACGGCCAGCTTTACGGCCGCGGCGCCACCGACATGAAGACCGCCATCGCCTGCATGGTGGAGGCGGCCGAGCGCGTCATCGCCGACGGGTTCACGGGCTCGATCGCCTTCCTGATCACCGGCGACGAGGAGGGCCCGGCGATCAACGGCACGACAAAGGTGCTCGACTGGATGGCCGAGCGGGGCGAGACCATCGACGCCTGCCTGGTGGGCGAGCCGACCAACCCCGTCACCCTGGGCGAAATGGCCAAGATCGGCCGCCGCGGCTCCTTCTCCGGCCGGCTGGTGGTCAACGGCACCCAGGGCCACATCGCCTATCCGCACCTGGCCGACAATCCCCTGCCGCGGCTGGTGAAGATGCTCGACCGCATTGCGGCGATCGACCTGGACGACGGCAACGAGCACTTCCAGCCGTCGAACCTGGAGATCACCACGATCGACGTCGGCAACACCGCTTCCAACGTCATTCCGGCCAGCGGCCAGGCGTTCTTCAATGTCCGCTACAACACGCTGCAGAACGCCGCCGGGCTGGAGGCGAAGATCCGCGCCGCCTGCGACAGCGTCGGCGGCGACTACACGCTGACGGTGCGCAATTCCGGCGACCCGTTCCTGACCGAGCCCGGCGATCTGACGGCCAACCTGCACGACGCCATTCTGGCCGAGCTTTCGGTCGAGCCCGACCTCTCGACGACGGGCGGCACCTCGGACGCGCGCTTCATCAAGAACGCCTGTCCGGTGGTCGAGTTCGGCCTTGTCAGCCAGACCATGCACAAGGTCGACGAACGCTGCGCCATAGCCGACATCCCGAAGCTGACGGCGATCTACGAGCGGGTGCTGCGGGGATTCTTCGCGAAGGGCTGA
- a CDS encoding LLM class flavin-dependent oxidoreductase, translated as MPVRAGLGFGELPFSGAAAFWDWIDMLEAGGVNSFWQSDRIASSRPHLEPMTVLAAIAGRTRKLKFGMNVASLALREPVLLAKQCATIDFISGGGRLLPAFGIGAKLAPDWEATGTPLAGRGARADEALEIIMRLWQGETVDFDGRFFQLRGARISPTPVNPRIPMWIGGSTAAAVKRTAKYGTGWQAAFETPAQLAPVIRSIRETAIAQGRQVPEDHFGAGFPFRFGSPDDPAVAKEMERFSKRLKRDPSDYFVVGDAGTILKRLREYVGAGASKFILRPVGDGDAELFDQTRRFIEEVQPDLMDIPMPEAA; from the coding sequence ATGCCGGTAAGAGCGGGACTGGGATTCGGGGAGCTGCCCTTCTCGGGCGCGGCGGCGTTCTGGGACTGGATCGACATGCTGGAGGCGGGCGGGGTCAACAGCTTCTGGCAGTCCGACCGCATCGCTTCGTCGCGCCCGCACCTGGAGCCGATGACCGTGCTGGCCGCCATCGCCGGGCGGACGAGGAAACTGAAATTCGGCATGAACGTCGCCTCGCTGGCGCTCAGGGAGCCGGTGCTGCTGGCCAAGCAGTGCGCGACGATCGACTTCATTTCCGGCGGCGGACGGCTGCTGCCGGCCTTCGGCATCGGCGCCAAGCTGGCCCCGGACTGGGAGGCCACGGGCACGCCGCTGGCCGGCCGCGGCGCGCGCGCCGACGAGGCCCTGGAGATCATCATGCGGCTCTGGCAGGGGGAGACGGTGGACTTCGACGGCCGCTTCTTCCAGCTCAGGGGCGCGCGCATCTCGCCGACGCCGGTGAATCCGCGCATCCCCATGTGGATCGGCGGCTCGACCGCGGCGGCGGTGAAGCGGACCGCGAAGTACGGCACCGGCTGGCAGGCCGCTTTCGAGACGCCGGCGCAACTCGCGCCCGTCATCCGCTCGATCCGGGAGACCGCCATCGCCCAGGGCCGCCAGGTGCCCGAGGACCATTTCGGCGCGGGCTTCCCCTTCCGCTTCGGCAGCCCGGACGATCCGGCGGTGGCGAAGGAGATGGAGCGGTTTTCGAAGCGGCTGAAGCGCGATCCCTCGGACTATTTCGTCGTCGGCGATGCGGGAACGATCCTGAAACGGCTGCGCGAATATGTCGGCGCCGGGGCGAGCAAGTTCATCCTGCGCCCCGTCGGCGACGGCGACGCCGAACTGTTCGACCAGACGCGGCGCTTCATCGAGGAGGTTCAGCCCGACCTCATGGACATCCCCATGCCCGAGGCGGCGTGA